CGCGACATCATCATGTATCAGCAGCACCTGAGGCCCAAGGTCTACTACCCGGGCCATCTGACCGACGTCGCTCAGGCGGGCTCGGCGCTGTACCACAAGCTCAGCTGGCAGCAGACGGCGTACAACATGGGCTTCGTGCAAAGCGACTGGCCGGAGTTCCGCCTGCAGATCGATCCCAACGACTTCATGGTGCCGCAGGTCTTCAATCCGAAGGACGACCGCTGGAACAAGTCCAGCGCCCAGGAAGACCGGATCAAGTCGATGTGCCGGTGAGGTGATTACCCGGGGGGTCGCCGGGCGGCGGCGGATCTCGTCCGCCGCCGCCGCACGGCCCAGTGGCCAAGCAGGGTGCGCGCCTCGTCCGGCGAGAGCTTCTCCGCCGCCGACCGGGTTTCGCGCGGCACCCACTTGGGAAAGGGCGTCAGCACGTTGCGGTGCGCCCCGCTCGACGTGTGCTCCTGGCGCACCGCGGTCACGGACGCCGGTCCCAGTTCGTCCGCGAGCCGCACGACCGCCGGCCAGAGCCTGCGGTGCACGTACGTGATCTTGCCGTCCACGAGGCGAAAGCAGAGCACGTCGGGCGAGTCGGCAACGGCGTTGAGGGCGGAAAAGATCTCCTTCCCTCTTGGATGACCCCACCAACTCCCGCGGATCGGCTCGCCGGCGACGGCCTCCGCCAGATTGGGCACCGCGCCCTTTCCCGACGCGAGCACGACTCCGTGCCGCGAGACGAATTCGAGCGGGTCGAAGCGGTCTTTCACGCCTTCTCCATACAGCGTCCTAGCCGCGCGTTACACTGTCGCGACGCAACGGAGGAATCCATGGGAGACATGACTTCGTTTGCTCGCATGCGCGGCGGCACCGCGGAGGGTTACTACTCGCGGACGGGCGACGCAAAAGCGCCGGCCATCGTCGTGATCCAGGAGTGGTGGGGCTTGCAGGGACAGATCAAGGCCGTGTGCGACCGGCTGGCGCTGGCGGGGTTCACGACGCTCGCTCCCGATCTCTACGGCGGAAAGGTCGTCCCCTACCACGACGAAGGCGCCGCCAGCGCGGCGATGTCCGCGCTCGATTTCAAGGCTGTCACCGAGGACGCCGTGCGCGGCGCGGTGGCGCACTTGAAGAAGACGGCGTCGAAGGTGGGGCTCACCGGGTTCTGCATGGGCGGTGCGGTCACCGTCATCGGCGCGGCACGGATCCCCGAGTTGGACGCCGCCGTCTGCTTCTATGGGTTGCCGCCCCCCAACGTCGCCTCCGGCAAGGACGTGCGCGTGCCGCTGCAGGGGCACTTCGCGAGCGAGGACGACTGGATCACGCCGGAAAAGGTGGACGCGTTCGAGAACGATCTGAAGGCGGCGAAGAAGACGAACGAGATCTACCGGTACAAGGGGCACCACGCCTTCATGAACGAGGATCGCAGGGACGTTCACGATCCCAAGGCGGCGGCGGTCGCGTGGGAGCGTGCCCTGACCTGGTTCCGCCGCTACCTCGCATGATCAAATGGCAGCTGAGCCGATCACGAGCGGACGCGCCAGCGGTGCCGCTTTCGGAAAGATCTCGTGTCGCAAGTCCGACACGGCAAATCCTGCCGCGTGGATGTTCGCCACGGTGCGCCGGTTGCACTGGCAACCGCATCCGATCCACGACCACGGCATGCGCAGGCGATCCTGCCAGCGCGCGAGCCCCGGATCCTCCGACCGCACGTGCTCGAGGAAGAGCAGCCGGCCGCCGGGTTTCAGCAGCCGGCGGATCTCCGCCAGCGCGCGAGCCGGGTCCGTCACCGTGCAGAGCACGAGAGTCGCGACCGCGCAGTCGAAGCTCGCTGCCTCCAGCGGAAGTTGCTCGGCGCGAGCGCGAACCACGCGCGTCGGAATGCGGTAGCGCTGCAGCTTGCGCTCGAGGCGAATCGCCATCGGCTCCTCGGGTTCCGCGATCACCAGCTCGGTCACGCTGTCGGGGTAGAAGGGCAGGTTCGCGCCCGTGCCCCCGCCGATCTCCAGCACGCGTCCCCTGGCGCCGGCGAGCAGCGCCTGCCGGTGCGCCGACAACCCGGCCTTCTCGGCTTCCGCCATCATGCGGTCGTACAGCGCGGCGAAGATCTTCCTCCACGGACTCACGCCGCGGCCACGTCGACGCCAGCCTCGAATTCGGCCTGGCCGCTGGAAAAGGTCTCGAACAGGTCGACGGCGGCGTCGGGCACGAGGGCGGCTCCCGACGTCAGAGTGTTCAGCCCCTCCCAGCCGTCGCGCATCCAGACGGTGCCTGGCGGAACGCGGTCGGTGACGGATGCGCGCGCCTTCATCTCGCCGCGGTCGTTGAACATGCGAATCGTGTCGCTGTCGCTGATTCCACGGCGCGAGGCATCCGCCGGCGAAATCCAGAGGCGCGGCTCGGGATCCGCCTCTGCCAGCGTCGGCAGCATCCGGCCGTGATCGTAGAAGGCGTGGAAGTGATTCAGCGTGCGGCCGAAGCGCAGCGCCAGTGGATACGGCGAGGCAGGCGGCGGCTCGTACACCGGAAGCGAGGGGAGACCGAAGCTCCGCGCCCGATCGGAGACGAGCTCGACCTTTCCAGAGGGAGTGTCGAACCTGAGATCTGGATAGGCAACGTGCGAGATGCGCAGCGCGCGCATTCCGCCCTCGGCAGCGAGCGCGGCTGCCGTGGCATGCCCGGTGGCGGGGTGGTCGAGGATGGCGTCGAGCGGGCCGGTCCCTTCGGCCCAGGGAAAGAAGTCGTGAACCTCGAGGCGGCGCGCGAGCTCGCGCAGCACCCAGGAAGGCGATCGCGCCTCGCCGGGCGGCTCGAGCACCTTGGGCATCAGGTACAGGTGCGTGTTCGTGCTCTTGCACCCGGTATCCTCGAGCCACGACGTCGCCGGCAGGAGCAGATCCGCGTGGCGTCGCGCGGTGTCGTGCATGAACAGGTCGTAGCTCGCCAGCAGATCCAGGCCGTCCAGCGCCCTGCCGACGCGCGCCGCATCCGCGAACGACGAAACCATGTCGGTGCCGAACAACAACAAGACCCGGACGCGGCCCGTCTCGAGCGACTCGGTGATCTTCGACATCTGGTTCGGGACGTAGTCGCCGGGCCGCCTTCGCTCGCGCGCGGCGATGCTGGTGAGACCCTGGCCATGCGTCATCCCCGCATGCCTCGGTCCCATGCCGGCGCCCTCGATGCCGAGATTTCCCGTGAGTGCCGGCAGACAGGAAACGGCGCGCGCGCCCTGCCAGCCCTCGACGCCTTTGTGCATCGAGCTGCCGCCGAGGAGGATCATCCCCGGCCTGGTCGAGGCATAGCGGCGCGCCAGCGCGACGATGCCATCGGCGCTCACGCCGGTGGTCGCTGCCGCCCACTGCACGTCATGCTTTGCGACGTGGGCGGCGAGCGCGTCGAAGCCGAGAGTGTTCCGCTCGACGAAAGCGGCGTCGTACAGCCGCTCGCCGACGATGACGTGCATCATTCCGAGCGCGAGCGCGGCGTCGGTCCCCGGCCGGATCAGCAGGGTCTCGTCCGACTGCGCCGACGCCTCCGTCTGCCGCACGTCGATGGTGACGACGTACGCGCCGCGGCGCTTCGCGGCAGCCAGGTGACGGCCCGTCAGCGGCTGGCTCGCGACATTCGCTCCCCAGAGGAGGATGAGCGCCGCGTGCGACCCCATGTCCTCCTTCGTGTTCACGCGCAGAACGCCGGTGAGGCCGAGGCCGAAGGCGCCGAGCCCCCAGCAGATCATCGTCGGGCTCCACCACTGGCAGCCGTACAGGTTGGCGAACCTGCGGAGCAGCTCGGACGAGATCCGCGTGCCGTAGTCGTTGGCGAAGAATCCATGCCCCGACCAGGTACCGACTGCCGCCGACCCGACGGCACGCGCCCGCGCGGCGATGGTATCCAACGCGTCTTCCCAGGTCGTGCGCTGCCACGATCCACTGCGCGCCGCGCGGCGAAGCGGATGCACGATGCGCTTTGGATTGCCGATGATCTCGCGCGCCGCCTGGCCGCGGATGCAGAGGAATCCCCGGCTGTCGGGATTGTCCGGGTCGCCTCGAACGGCTTTGACGCTCCCATCCTCGACGTCGACCAGCATCCCGCAGAGCGTGGGATGGCAGTTCATCGGGCACATCGTGCGCACCGTGTGCAGCGGAGTCATGCGGCTGCCGCGGCCTCGACCCGCGCGTGACCCACCCGGAGCGCGGCGAGGACCGCCAATCCCTGGAACAGCGCGACGCCGTAGAGCACGGACGGGAACATTCCCCGGTCCAGCAATGGTCCGAAGAGGACGGGGGCTACCGACAATCCGGCATCGAGGCCCGAATAGACGAAGCCGTAGATGCGCCCGAACGAGCGCTGTCCAAAGCGATCCATTGCCGCCCGCCGGACCAGCAGGTCGCGAGAAGGGGTCGCGGTGCCTGTGCAGAAGCCGAAGATGGCCATCAAAGGAGTGACGGTCACCGGCGGAACTCCGCCGCTCGCGAGAACCAGTGCCATCGCCGCCGACATCACCAGCAGCACGGCGACGACGCGCTCGTGCGCCTCGTAGCGCGCCGCCAGAAATCCGCCCGCGGCGATTCCCGCCGCACCACCGAGCAGATAGATGGTCAGCGCCGACGCCGCGGCGGTGAGCGGCAGACCGTAGACGTGGTTCAGCACCGAGGGAGCGAAATTCTGCAGCGCGCTCACGCCCATCGTCGAGGCGAGGAAGAAGAAGAAGCACATCCAGACCGCGCCGACGCGCAGGAACGCGAACGGCGAGCTGCGCTCCGCGGCATGACCGGCGCCGGCGGCATGAGCGGGCGCGGGAGCGCTGAGGTTCCCGCGCAGCAGCACCACCGACGCGAACGCGACGAGTCCCAGACCCGCAGCGGACAGCGCGGCCGCGCGCCAACCCGCGGCGGAAGCGATGCCCGCCATCATCACCGGCGCGACGCCCCAGCCTACGTTGCCGGCGACGCCGTGCGCCGAGAAGGCGTGACCGAGGCGCGCCGGCGAGACGCGGCGATTGAGGACCGTGAAGTCCGCGGGATGGAAGACGGCGTTCCCCGCTCCGGCGAGCAACGCGGCCGCGACGAGCGCCGGGTAGCCCTGCGCCGATGCGAGCGCCAGCGCCGAAAGCGTCAGCAGCGCAAGCCCGGCGGAGAGGACGCGCTGCGCGCCGTACCGATCCACCGCGAACCCGGCCGCCGCCTGGCCAATGCCGGACACGACGAAGAACCCGGTGGTCAGCGTGCCCGCCTTGGTGAAGCTGAGGTTGAACTCCGACATCAGCCAGGGGAACAGCGAGGGAATGACCAGGTGGAAGAAGTGCGAGGTTCCGTGGGCGAAGCCGACGAGCGACATCACCTGGAAGTCGCCGGCGCGCACCGGCGCGGCCACGCTGAAGGCAGGCTTGTTCATCGTTCAGGCACCACCGGCTTCAAGGGACGCTCGTTGACGGAGAGCTGGAAGACGTCCGGGCGCGCGTAGTGCCCGGTCACGTCGAAGTCGTACTTCCCTCGCGCGATCTCGTCCATGTCCAGCTCTGCGCACAGGATGGCTTCTTCCTCGAAGACCGGTCCGGCCAGCACCTTGCCCGCCGGATCGATGATGCAGCTTCCTCCGCGCATGAGCACCGTCTGCGGCGCCTCACCCAATGCATTGGGGATGTCCGCCGGCAGGTCGGAGCGCCGCAGGACCTGGCAGGCCGTGAGCACGAAGCAGCGGCCTTCGAGGGCGACATGGCGCATGGTCGGCACCCAGGTCTCACGGTCGTCCGCCGTCGGGGCGCAATAGAGCTGCACTCCCTTGGAGTACATCGCCATGCGCAGCATCGGCATGTAGTTTTCCCAGCAGATCACCGCGCCGAGCCGCCCCAGGCTCGTGTCGAACACCGAGAGCGTCGAACCGTCCCCGAAGCCCCAGACGAGCCGCTCCGCGGCGGTGGGCATCAGCTTGCGGTGCTTGCCGAGGAACGCGCCGTCGTCGCCGAAGAAGAGCACCGTGCAGTACAGCGTGCCTCCGTCGCGCTCGATCACGCCGACCACCAGATGCAGGCGATGCTGGCGCGCAAGTTTCGACATCCGGTCCACGTCAGGCCCCGGCACTTCCACCGCGCTCTCGAAATACCGGCGGAACTGGTCGCGGCCTTCGCGCGTCCGCCGGCCGACCACCGCCCCGAAGTCGAGGCCCTTCGGATAGGCCGACACGAACGCCTCGGGAAAGACGGCGAGCTGCGCTCCCTGCCGCGCTGCCTCCGCCGTCAGATCGGCGACTTTGTCGAGCGTTCGCGCGCGATCGAACGCCACGGGCGCCGCCTGCACCACCGCCGCGCGGATCTTCATCGCCTCACCAGCCCTCGAGCGCGTCTGCGAAGAGGTGGGCGAGGTCCGTCTCGGACACGGGCCGGGGCGAGAGCTTCGTCACGCGCGCTTGCGGCAGCGTGCCCTCGACCAGCCTGGGGATGTCCGACTTCGTGTACCCCACCGAGCGCAGGCCGTTGGGCATAGATAGTCGCTGCATGATCGCGATCAGCCGGTCGGAAAGGATCTTCCCGGCGTCCTCCGGCTTCGCCCGCGATACGTCCGCGCCGAGGATCTCCGCGGCCACGAGGTGCCGGTCCGGGCAAGCCTGTGCGGTGAAGCGGAACACCGCCGGAGCGTTGAGGATGACGGACATGCCATGCGGCACGATCGGGTGGTCGCCAGGGAATCCCTCGGGCCGGAAATCGCGCACCATTCCGGAGACCGGGTAGGACATTC
The sequence above is a segment of the Deltaproteobacteria bacterium genome. Coding sequences within it:
- a CDS encoding class I SAM-dependent methyltransferase translates to MMAEAEKAGLSAHRQALLAGARGRVLEIGGGTGANLPFYPDSVTELVIAEPEEPMAIRLERKLQRYRIPTRVVRARAEQLPLEAASFDCAVATLVLCTVTDPARALAEIRRLLKPGGRLLFLEHVRSEDPGLARWQDRLRMPWSWIGCGCQCNRRTVANIHAAGFAVSDLRHEIFPKAAPLARPLVIGSAAI
- a CDS encoding dienelactone hydrolase family protein; this encodes MGDMTSFARMRGGTAEGYYSRTGDAKAPAIVVIQEWWGLQGQIKAVCDRLALAGFTTLAPDLYGGKVVPYHDEGAASAAMSALDFKAVTEDAVRGAVAHLKKTASKVGLTGFCMGGAVTVIGAARIPELDAAVCFYGLPPPNVASGKDVRVPLQGHFASEDDWITPEKVDAFENDLKAAKKTNEIYRYKGHHAFMNEDRRDVHDPKAAAVAWERALTWFRRYLA
- a CDS encoding MFS transporter, with the protein product MNKPAFSVAAPVRAGDFQVMSLVGFAHGTSHFFHLVIPSLFPWLMSEFNLSFTKAGTLTTGFFVVSGIGQAAAGFAVDRYGAQRVLSAGLALLTLSALALASAQGYPALVAAALLAGAGNAVFHPADFTVLNRRVSPARLGHAFSAHGVAGNVGWGVAPVMMAGIASAAGWRAAALSAAGLGLVAFASVVLLRGNLSAPAPAHAAGAGHAAERSSPFAFLRVGAVWMCFFFFLASTMGVSALQNFAPSVLNHVYGLPLTAAASALTIYLLGGAAGIAAGGFLAARYEAHERVVAVLLVMSAAMALVLASGGVPPVTVTPLMAIFGFCTGTATPSRDLLVRRAAMDRFGQRSFGRIYGFVYSGLDAGLSVAPVLFGPLLDRGMFPSVLYGVALFQGLAVLAALRVGHARVEAAAAA
- a CDS encoding carbon-nitrogen hydrolase family protein, yielding MKIRAAVVQAAPVAFDRARTLDKVADLTAEAARQGAQLAVFPEAFVSAYPKGLDFGAVVGRRTREGRDQFRRYFESAVEVPGPDVDRMSKLARQHRLHLVVGVIERDGGTLYCTVLFFGDDGAFLGKHRKLMPTAAERLVWGFGDGSTLSVFDTSLGRLGAVICWENYMPMLRMAMYSKGVQLYCAPTADDRETWVPTMRHVALEGRCFVLTACQVLRRSDLPADIPNALGEAPQTVLMRGGSCIIDPAGKVLAGPVFEEEAILCAELDMDEIARGKYDFDVTGHYARPDVFQLSVNERPLKPVVPER